One Dysidea avara chromosome 7, odDysAvar1.4, whole genome shotgun sequence genomic region harbors:
- the LOC136260916 gene encoding tRNA-dihydrouridine(20a/20b) synthase [NAD(P)+]-like isoform X1: MKSSFDKPLELFDKRKYVKICAPMVRFSKLGFRMLVRKYGCDLACTPMIMADSFVQSKQARDSEFTTNHTDRPLVVQFASNNAKDFADATELVAPFCDAIDLNCGCPQRWALGQGCGAFLIKQPETVVDMIQQARSRTNLPISIKIRICEDIKDTIELCRRVEHAHVSWITVHGRTVKQRAEPVNNEVIKMVKDCLTIPVVANGDIRSLQDAEAVHASTGVDGVMAARGILANPAMYDGHPATPLQCVQDWVDLSLSVGTPFICFHRHLYNMTEEIMSKPDRQALKNLTSTSAVLDYLTHMKYITC; this comes from the exons ATGAAGAGCTCGTTTGATAAGCCACTAGAACTATTCGACAAGAGGAAATATGTTAAAATATGTGCACCCATGGTCCGCTTTTCCAA GTTAGGGTTTAGGATGCTGGTTCGTAA GTATGGATGTGATCTAGCTTGTACTCCAATGATTATGGCTGATTCATTTGTCCAGTCCAAGCAAGCTCGTGACAGTGAATTCACTACAAACCACA CTGATCGACCACTTGTAGTTCAGTTTGCTAGTAACAATGCTAAGGACTTTGCTGATGCTACAGAGCTGGTCGCACC GTTCTGCGATGCTATTGATCTTAACTGTGGTTGTCCACAGAG ATGGGCACTGGGGCAGGGCTGTGGTGCCTTTCTCATCAAACAACCAGAAACTGTAGTTGACATGATACAACAAGCTCGTTCCCGTACCAATCTACCAATATCTATTAAAATTAGAATATGTGAAGACATCAA GGACACAATAGAGTTGTGTAGAAGAGTTGAACATGCTCATGTCTCTTGGATCACTGTTCATGGACGTACGGTAAAGCAAAGAGCAGAACCAGTGAATAATGAAGTGATCAAAATG GTGAAAGATTGTCTTACAATTCCTGTTGTTGCAAACGGAGACATTAGGAGTTTACAAGATGCTGAAGCAGTGCATGCGTCAACTGGAGTAGATG GAGTGATGGCAGCTAGAGGAATACTTGCCAATCCAGCCATGTACGATGGTCACCCAGCCACCCCACTACAATGTGTTCAAGACTGG GTTGATCTGTCACTTTCTGTTGGAACACCATTCATATGCTTCCACCGTCACCTTTACAACATGACTGAAGAAATTATGAGCAAACCAG ACAGGCAAGCACTGAAGAATTTAACGAGCACATCAGCTGTGTTAGACTATCTCACCCACATGAAATACATTACATGTTAA
- the LOC136260916 gene encoding tRNA-dihydrouridine(20a/20b) synthase [NAD(P)+]-like isoform X2: protein MKSSFDKPLELFDKRKYVKICAPMVRFSKLGFRMLVRKYGCDLACTPMIMADSFVQSKQARDSEFTTNHTDRPLVVQFASNNAKDFADATELVAPFCDAIDLNCGCPQRWALGQGCGAFLIKQPETVVDMIQQARSRTNLPISIKIRICEDIKDTIELCRRVEHAHVSWITVHGRTVKQRAEPVNNEVIKMVKDCLTIPVVANGDIRSLQDAEAVHASTGVDGVMAARGILANPAMYDGHPATPLQCVQDWVDLSLSVGTPFICFHRHLYNMTEEIMSKPGKH, encoded by the exons ATGAAGAGCTCGTTTGATAAGCCACTAGAACTATTCGACAAGAGGAAATATGTTAAAATATGTGCACCCATGGTCCGCTTTTCCAA GTTAGGGTTTAGGATGCTGGTTCGTAA GTATGGATGTGATCTAGCTTGTACTCCAATGATTATGGCTGATTCATTTGTCCAGTCCAAGCAAGCTCGTGACAGTGAATTCACTACAAACCACA CTGATCGACCACTTGTAGTTCAGTTTGCTAGTAACAATGCTAAGGACTTTGCTGATGCTACAGAGCTGGTCGCACC GTTCTGCGATGCTATTGATCTTAACTGTGGTTGTCCACAGAG ATGGGCACTGGGGCAGGGCTGTGGTGCCTTTCTCATCAAACAACCAGAAACTGTAGTTGACATGATACAACAAGCTCGTTCCCGTACCAATCTACCAATATCTATTAAAATTAGAATATGTGAAGACATCAA GGACACAATAGAGTTGTGTAGAAGAGTTGAACATGCTCATGTCTCTTGGATCACTGTTCATGGACGTACGGTAAAGCAAAGAGCAGAACCAGTGAATAATGAAGTGATCAAAATG GTGAAAGATTGTCTTACAATTCCTGTTGTTGCAAACGGAGACATTAGGAGTTTACAAGATGCTGAAGCAGTGCATGCGTCAACTGGAGTAGATG GAGTGATGGCAGCTAGAGGAATACTTGCCAATCCAGCCATGTACGATGGTCACCCAGCCACCCCACTACAATGTGTTCAAGACTGG GTTGATCTGTCACTTTCTGTTGGAACACCATTCATATGCTTCCACCGTCACCTTTACAACATGACTGAAGAAATTATGAGCAAACCAG GCAAGCACTGA
- the LOC136260920 gene encoding large ribosomal subunit protein eL20-like has translation MKAKGQLKEYKVIGRRHPSETQRNPPLYRMRIFAPDEVTAKSRFFYFTSKLKKLKKAAGEIVSCSVVSEKSPLKIKNIGIWLRYDSRSGTHNMYREYREMSVAGAVTACYRDMAARHRARAHSIQIMRAEEIPANKCRRPHMKQFHNSKIRFPLPHRVMDHHFRSTFVANRPNTFY, from the exons ATGAAGGCAAAGGGACAG TTGAAGGAATATAAAGTGATTGGGAGGCGTCATCCGTCCGAGACGCAGCGAAATCCACCACTGTATCGTATGAGAATTTTTGCCCCAGATGAAGTGACGGCCAAGTCTCGTTTCTTCTATTTCACGAGTAAACTGAAGAAGTTAAAGAAGGCAGCAGGCGAAATAGTCTCGTGTTCTGTT GTGTCTGAGAAGAGTCCCCTTAAGATCAAGAACATCGGTATTTGGTTGAGATATGATTCCCGAAGTGGTACCCACAACATGTACAGAGAGTATCGTGAGATGAGTGTTGCTGGAGCAGTGACAGCATGTT ACCGAGATATGGCTGCTAGGCACAGGGCCAGAGCTCACTCCATACAAATCATGCGAGCTGAGGAAATTCCAGCAAACAAGTGTAGAAGACCCCATATGAAGCAATTTCAT AACTCGAAGATACGTTTCCCACTACCACACAGAGTCATGGACCATCATTTCCGATCCACTTTTGTTGCCAATAGGCCAAACACCTTCTATTAG
- the LOC136260919 gene encoding LOW QUALITY PROTEIN: casein kinase I-like (The sequence of the model RefSeq protein was modified relative to this genomic sequence to represent the inferred CDS: inserted 2 bases in 1 codon; substituted 1 base at 1 genomic stop codon), with translation MELRVGGKYRLGRKIGSDSFSDIYLGTNISTAEVAIKLECIKSKHLQLHXILSGVGIPQVRWCGTEGDNNVLVVELLRPSLGDLFNFCGQKFSLKTNLLLADQLISQIEFIHSKNFIHQDIKPNNFLMGLGKRXNLIYIIDFGLTKKYRDTCTHQYIPYRENNNLTGIARYASINTHLGIKQSRRDDLESFGYVLMYFNLGNPPGKV, from the exons ATGGAATTAAGAGTAGGTGGCAAGTATCGACTAGGAAGAAAGATAGGCAGTGACTCATTCAGTGATATTTACCTTGGTACTAACATATCAACGGCAGAAGTAGCCATCAAGTTGGAATGTATCAAGTCAAAACATCTGCAACTACACTAAATTTTATCAGGAGTTGGAATTCCACAAGTCAGATGGTGTGGTACAGAAGGAGATAATAACGTATTAGTCGTGGAACTTTTGAGACCAAGTTTAGGAGACCTTTTTAACTTTTGTGGCCAAAAATTCAGTCTTAAAACCAACTTACTATTGGCAGACCAATTGATTAGCCAAATTGAATTCATCCATTCAAAAAATTTCATCCATCAAGACATTAAGCCAAATAATTTCTTAATGGGACTTGGCAAAAG CAACCTCATTTATATTATTGACTTTGGATTGACAAAGAAGTACAGagacacatgcacacatcagtACATTCCGTACAGAGAAAACAATAACTTGACTGGTATCGCAAGATACGCAAGCATCAACACTCACTTAGGAATCAAACAAAGTAGAAGAGATGACTTAGAAAGTTTTGGATATGTTTTGATGTACTTCAACTTGGGCAACCCACCTGGCAAGGTTTGA